A region of Vigna radiata var. radiata cultivar VC1973A chromosome 10, Vradiata_ver6, whole genome shotgun sequence DNA encodes the following proteins:
- the LOC111242674 gene encoding protein ETHYLENE INSENSITIVE 3-like, translated as MMMFEEMGFCNDLDTMSIVLGDEDISARQTDPEAIVEDDFNDEEIGVDELERRMWKDKMRLKRLKEHSKSKEGIDAVKQRQSQEQARRKKMSRAQDGMLKYMLKMMEVCKAQGFVYGIIPEKGKPVTGASDNLLEWWKDKVRFDRNGPTAIAKYQADHSIPCKCGDPPPILVRERGEKERIWNPNYI; from the coding sequence ATGATGATGTTTGAGGAGATGGGGTTTTGTAATGATTTGGACACGATGTCTATTGTCCTCGGGGACGAGGATATCAGCGCCCGACAAACTGATCCAGAGGCGATAGTTGAGGATGATTTCAATGATGAAGAAATTGGGGTAGATGAGCTTGAAAGGAGGATGTGGAAGGACAAGATGCGTCTCAAGCGATTGAAGGAGCATAGTAAATCTAAGGAAGGAATTGATGCGGTGAAGCAAAGACAATCTCAAGAACAGGCAAGGAGGAAAAAGATGTCCAGGGCTCAAGATGGAATGTTGAAGTACATGCTGAAGATGATGGAGGTTTGCAAGGCACAAGGATTTGTTTATGGGATAATCCCCGAGAAGGGGAAACCAGTGACAGGAGCATCTGATAATCTTCTTGAATGGTGGAAGGATAAGGTCAGATTCGATCGAAATGGTCCAACTGCCATAGCCAAATACCAAGCTGATCATTCTATACCTTGCAAGTGCGGAGACCCACCTCCGATTTTGGTTAGAGAGAGAGGTGAGAAGGAGAGAATCTGGAACCCTAATTACATATGA